In Canis lupus familiaris isolate Mischka breed German Shepherd unplaced genomic scaffold, alternate assembly UU_Cfam_GSD_1.0 chrUn_S1541H1729, whole genome shotgun sequence, the following proteins share a genomic window:
- the LOC119878356 gene encoding ubiquitin carboxyl-terminal hydrolase 17-like protein 6: MEAAHLHPSEEPQFSASPKPQSCWSRRGGAEVHGGPSVPETTSPASKTLSSPTDLLAPASAGLPPTKTPLSWKSLSQVGAGLQNMGNTCYVNATLQCLTYTEPLASYMLSQQHGTTCRRQTSCMLCTLQAHLTRVLSHPGRVLRPLPLLLAAFHRHKQEDAHEYLMFILDAMQQACLPEDKLSDPERPQDSTLIQQLFGGYWRSQIQCLHCQGISSTLEPYLDISLDIGDAHSVSQALEQLVKPELLEGENAYHCSKCLEKVPASKVLTLHTSPKVLILVLRRFSDLTGNNMTKEVQYPERLDMQHYLSEQRAGPLVYVLYAVLVHAGRSCHSGHYFCFIKAGNGQWYKMDDAKVSACDVICALHQPAYVLFYMQKTDLERDLGRESVEEGGLASPEADPTVVGEASGEPATDPSVNHPELEERGEETSRQQMTLDQWRCLQECNRPKPELNVRRREIALPVNAVILHHSKYRPEMPKNHPQQTVDLLTSAAGILPPQVAGDVAKVPRVPGRARTTKRMSKKGQRSGEAVQGCVS; this comes from the coding sequence ATGGAggctgcccacctccacccctcagaGGAGCCTCAGTTCAGCGCCTCTCCCAAACCCCAGTCATGCTGGTCAAGGAGAGGCGGTGCTGAAGTCCACGGAGGACCCTCTGTGCCCGAGACGACATCCCCTGCATCAAAGACTCTCTCCTCCCCGACTGACCTGTTGGCTCCCGCATCAGCAGGGCTGCCTCCCACCAAGACGCCTCTGAGTTGGAAGAGCCTTTCCCAGGTGGGAGCCGGGCTTCAGAACATGGGCAACACTTGCTATGTGAATGCGACCCTACAGTGTCTGACCTACACAGAGCCCCTCGCCAGCTACATGCTGTCCCAGCAGCACGGGACCACCTGTAGGAGGCAGACATCCTGCATGCTGTGTACCCTGCAGGCTCACCTGACGCGGGTTCTCAGCCATCCTGGACGTGTGCTCCGGCCCCTGCCACTCCTGCTCGCCGCCTTCCACAGACACAAGCAGGAAGATGCCCATGAGTATCTCATGTTCATTCTGGATGCAATGCAGCAAGCGTGCTTGCCTGAGGACAAGCTCTCAGACCCTGAGCGTCCTCAGGACAGCACCCTCATCCAGCAACTATTTGGGGGGTACTGGAGGTCTCAAATCCAGTGTCTCCACTGCCAAGGCATTTCGAGCACTCTGGAACCTTACCTGGACATCAGCCTGGACATCGGGGATGCTCACAGCGTCAGCCAAGCTTTGGAGCAGTTGGTGAAGCCCGAACTGCTGGAAGGTGAAAATGCCTACCATTGTAGTAAGTGTCTGGAGAAGGTGCCTGCATCCAAGGTGTTGACTTTGCACACTTCCCCGAAGGTCCTCATCCTGGTCTTGAGACGATTCTCAGACTTGACAGGCAACAATATGACTAAGGAGGTGCAATATCCTGAGCGCCTTGACATGCAACACTACCTgtctgagcagagggcaggaccCTTGGTTTATGTGCTCTATGCCGTGCTGGTGCACGCTGGGAGGAGTTGCCACAGCGGACATTACTTCTGTTTCATAAAGGCAGGAAATGGCCAGTGGTATAAAATGGATGATGCTAAGGTCAGCGCCTGTGATGTGATTTGTGCGCTGCACCAACCTGCCTATGTCCTCTTTTATATGCAGAAGACTGATCTGGAGAGAGACCTTGGGAGGGAGTCAGTCGAGGAGGGAGGACTCGCATCTCCCGAGGCAGACCCCACGGTGGTGGGTGAGGCCTCAGGAGAGCCGGCAACGGATCCCTCCGTGAACCATCCTGAGTTGGAGGAGCGTGGGGAAGAGACCTCCAGACAACAAATGACATTAGACCAGTGGAGATGCCTCCAAGAATGCAACCGCCCTAAGCCTGAACTCAatgtcaggagaagagaaatagctCTTCCTGTGAACGCAGTCATCCTTCACCACTCCAAATACAGACCTGAGATGCCGAAGAATCATCCTCAGCAGACCGTCGACCTGCTCACCTCTGCAGCTGGGATACTCCCACCTCAGGTGGCCGGGGACGTGGCCAAAGTCCCGCGTGTGCCAGGGAGAGCCCGAACTACCAAGAGGATGAGCAAGAAGGGACAGAGGTCTGGGGAAGCAGTCCAGGGATGTGTCTCCTAA